The following are encoded together in the uncultured Sphaerochaeta sp. genome:
- a CDS encoding DeoR/GlpR family DNA-binding transcription regulator: MKREKSVVEKRRDELYQILAENAQVELDALAEKFQVSEITIRRDFVHLEKQSLIKRHYGGYRVLKNTQDPQILDQCKDCIAKYAASLVEHNDILFINTSSTAIRMLSYIHKKNVIVITNNANAINTEFSSGLSVYLTGGELRHPKAALVGDFAMRNIQSMRATKCFIGCSGISCETGMTTQNANEVNINRVMLENTEGARYVLADHTKIGKVSSFVSCTVDHISEIITDELTTEKAIQEFETCGIHVHQASHS; the protein is encoded by the coding sequence ATGAAACGTGAAAAGAGTGTGGTGGAAAAGAGACGCGATGAACTCTACCAAATATTGGCAGAGAATGCGCAGGTTGAGCTTGATGCATTGGCAGAAAAATTCCAGGTATCAGAGATTACGATCCGTCGTGATTTTGTCCACTTGGAAAAACAGTCTCTGATCAAGCGGCACTATGGTGGTTATCGTGTACTGAAGAACACACAAGACCCACAAATCCTTGACCAGTGCAAAGATTGCATTGCCAAGTATGCTGCCTCATTGGTGGAACACAATGATATTCTCTTTATCAACACCAGCTCCACTGCAATTAGGATGCTCTCCTATATCCATAAGAAAAATGTCATTGTCATCACCAACAATGCCAATGCAATCAATACAGAGTTCTCCAGTGGTCTGAGTGTATATCTTACAGGTGGGGAGCTTCGCCATCCAAAAGCTGCACTCGTGGGTGATTTTGCCATGAGGAATATACAGAGTATGCGTGCAACAAAGTGCTTCATTGGTTGTAGTGGTATCTCATGTGAGACCGGTATGACCACCCAGAATGCCAACGAGGTGAATATAAACAGGGTAATGCTAGAGAACACCGAGGGTGCTCGGTATGTCCTTGCTGACCACACAAAGATTGGAAAGGTTAGCAGCTTTGTCAGTTGCACGGTAGACCACATCTCGGAAATCATCACCGATGAGCTTACAACAGAGAAGGCTATACAAGAGTTCGAGACCTGTGGTATTCACGTCCATCAGGCCAGTCATTCCTGA
- a CDS encoding tripartite tricarboxylate transporter substrate binding protein, whose protein sequence is MKKFALATMMLLLASTLIFAQGSPESGAPKAYPSSDIQFVVPFPVGGSTGTIAQSLVKYLDAAYTEQNVVLSSITGSGGAVGAREILQAKPDGYSFLVAVPGFSVQNVLTGLDFSFRDFENVASFASSEQVLVVRKDSKYQSFQDLIDDAKANPNTVKFGAPMGTSLFMGVLAMQNELNVQFKLVDIGGVSVKAPELLSGRVDAYLDSSAKTIPYINSNDFRAIGVWSDERSKFLPEVPTLKEFGFNAMLEELIGIWAPKGTPQEALDSIEATIKQICEDPAFQAEFDKITTKVTFKDGDAYKQFLEEYEQTVRDAAAFL, encoded by the coding sequence ATGAAAAAATTTGCACTTGCTACCATGATGCTGCTTCTGGCATCCACGCTCATCTTTGCTCAAGGATCTCCCGAATCAGGAGCTCCAAAAGCATACCCCAGCTCAGACATCCAGTTTGTTGTCCCCTTTCCAGTTGGAGGCTCAACAGGAACCATCGCCCAATCACTGGTGAAATACCTTGATGCTGCTTACACAGAGCAGAACGTCGTACTCAGTAGCATCACCGGAAGCGGTGGAGCAGTAGGAGCAAGAGAAATCCTTCAGGCAAAGCCTGATGGGTACTCATTCCTCGTCGCAGTGCCTGGATTCTCCGTACAGAATGTACTAACCGGTCTGGACTTCAGCTTCCGTGACTTTGAGAATGTCGCATCCTTCGCAAGCAGCGAGCAGGTACTCGTGGTTCGCAAGGACTCTAAATACCAGAGCTTCCAGGACCTTATTGACGATGCAAAGGCAAATCCAAACACCGTTAAGTTCGGGGCTCCCATGGGAACCAGCCTCTTCATGGGTGTTCTGGCTATGCAGAACGAACTGAACGTCCAGTTCAAGCTAGTTGACATTGGTGGTGTGTCAGTTAAGGCCCCTGAATTGCTCAGCGGTCGTGTTGACGCCTACCTTGATTCATCCGCAAAAACCATTCCCTACATCAATTCCAACGACTTCAGGGCAATTGGTGTATGGAGTGACGAACGCAGCAAGTTCCTCCCTGAGGTGCCTACCCTTAAGGAGTTCGGATTTAACGCAATGCTTGAGGAGTTGATTGGAATCTGGGCTCCAAAGGGAACCCCGCAGGAAGCATTGGACTCCATCGAGGCAACCATCAAGCAGATTTGTGAGGACCCAGCCTTCCAGGCAGAGTTCGATAAGATCACGACAAAAGTTACCTTCAAGGATGGAGATGCCTACAAGCAGTTCCTTGAGGAGTATGAGCAGACTGTACGTGATGCAGCCGCATTCCTGTAA
- a CDS encoding tripartite tricarboxylate transporter TctB family protein: MELIFLAILAIFSIVFFQETTTYKVASFDTSGGPAIFPQYILILLLISIAVLMIQKIVKKDLKGFVFLELFKGDRGIGLLALVAYLSLLKILGFTLSTVLFLTFLVNYLYRTNHEKSLGNAKHIALRTGFSIFFAILIQYIFANLMHVMLPKGIIF, from the coding sequence ATGGAACTGATATTCCTTGCCATTTTAGCTATTTTCAGTATCGTCTTCTTCCAAGAGACCACCACCTACAAGGTTGCATCCTTCGATACCTCTGGAGGCCCGGCAATCTTTCCCCAGTACATATTGATCCTACTGCTTATCTCCATCGCAGTCCTTATGATCCAGAAGATTGTGAAAAAGGATCTCAAGGGATTTGTCTTCCTTGAGTTGTTCAAGGGTGACCGTGGTATCGGTCTACTGGCCCTTGTCGCGTATCTCTCTTTATTAAAGATATTGGGCTTTACCCTCTCAACTGTCTTGTTTCTGACATTCCTGGTCAATTACCTCTACCGGACCAACCATGAAAAATCATTGGGGAACGCAAAACATATCGCCCTTCGTACAGGATTCTCCATCTTCTTCGCCATCCTGATCCAATACATCTTCGCGAACCTCATGCATGTCATGCTACCAAAGGGCATCATCTTCTAA
- a CDS encoding tripartite tricarboxylate transporter permease, whose protein sequence is MLTVFSISNILLMSVGVFYGLVFGSIPGLSSSVAVALIIPLTFGLESATAINLLIAVYVGGVSGGLISAILLRIPGTPSSIITVIDGYPLAQQGHAGKALGVAIFASFVGGSFSALVLLFLSPLLAKVTIGFSPFDYFGVTVFSLSLVSMLIEGNPIKGIITTLLGITFSFFGTSPIDGKARFTFGNHNLDNGFNVITVIIGVFAISEMINQIGKKQGETKIQFTKGNQFFPTLREIKQFSGNMLRSSAIGTMIGILPGLSGPEAALISYSQAKRVSKHPEQFGKGSLEGLVASESSNNAVSGGALIPMLSLGVPGNAVAAIIMGGFTLHGVEAGPLLFSSEPVLVQNIIIGLFIANVLMLFIESVAIKGFVKILAIPKHLLYPIILVFCVVGVSSVNNRSFDTWSMLFFGILALILEKNKYPLGPLILGFILGSIIELNYRRSIMAFGSFSNTLTDSFRSGTVFLILAVAVPAFNMYMNHRAKKRHINKKMDMPSIDNE, encoded by the coding sequence ATGCTTACCGTATTCAGTATTTCCAACATTCTCTTGATGTCCGTGGGTGTATTCTATGGACTGGTATTCGGTTCAATACCTGGGCTTTCCTCGAGCGTAGCGGTGGCCCTCATCATCCCCCTGACCTTCGGGCTTGAGTCTGCAACCGCGATCAACCTCCTCATTGCCGTCTATGTCGGTGGTGTTTCAGGTGGATTGATATCAGCAATCCTGCTGAGAATTCCAGGAACCCCCTCATCGATTATTACCGTCATCGACGGTTACCCCCTTGCCCAGCAAGGCCATGCAGGGAAGGCACTGGGAGTAGCCATCTTTGCCTCATTCGTGGGTGGAAGTTTCAGTGCATTGGTATTGCTCTTCCTCTCCCCGCTCCTGGCCAAGGTGACGATTGGATTCAGCCCCTTCGACTACTTCGGCGTCACGGTCTTCTCCCTCAGCCTGGTAAGCATGCTCATTGAAGGAAACCCCATCAAGGGCATCATCACCACGCTGCTCGGCATTACATTCTCCTTTTTCGGAACCAGTCCGATTGACGGGAAGGCCCGGTTCACCTTCGGAAACCATAACCTCGACAATGGGTTCAATGTTATTACCGTTATCATCGGTGTATTTGCAATCTCTGAGATGATCAACCAGATCGGCAAAAAGCAGGGAGAGACAAAGATACAGTTCACCAAGGGTAATCAATTCTTCCCAACACTCAGAGAGATCAAGCAATTCTCCGGAAACATGCTTCGATCCAGTGCCATCGGTACGATGATCGGAATCCTCCCCGGGCTGAGCGGTCCGGAGGCAGCCCTCATATCCTACTCTCAGGCAAAACGTGTATCCAAGCACCCTGAGCAGTTCGGCAAGGGAAGCCTCGAGGGTTTGGTTGCCTCCGAGTCCTCGAACAACGCTGTCTCTGGTGGTGCCTTGATACCGATGCTCTCGCTGGGTGTACCCGGAAATGCAGTGGCAGCCATCATCATGGGTGGGTTCACCCTCCACGGTGTGGAGGCAGGCCCCCTGCTCTTCTCCAGTGAACCTGTATTGGTACAGAACATCATCATCGGCCTGTTTATCGCGAATGTCTTGATGCTGTTCATTGAATCGGTCGCTATCAAGGGATTTGTGAAGATCCTGGCTATACCAAAGCACCTGCTCTACCCAATCATCCTGGTCTTCTGTGTCGTTGGGGTAAGCAGTGTAAATAACCGTTCCTTCGATACCTGGTCAATGCTCTTCTTCGGCATTCTTGCCCTGATTTTGGAGAAGAACAAATACCCCTTGGGACCACTGATCCTTGGATTCATCCTAGGTTCCATCATAGAGCTGAACTATCGACGTTCAATCATGGCATTCGGGTCGTTCTCAAATACCCTGACCGACAGCTTCCGCTCCGGTACCGTCTTCCTCATTCTCGCGGTTGCGGTTCCTGCATTCAATATGTACATGAACCACCGTGCGAAAAAACGCCATATAAACAAGAAGATGGACATGCCATCAATCGACAACGAATAA
- a CDS encoding sulfatase-like hydrolase/transferase: protein MNTILVLMDSLNKQYLEAYNPETPVKTPNIKAFAEDSCTFENHFLSSAPCMPARRDFLTGRYSFLERCWGPIEAYDKTMTQAFRKRGVFSHIVTDHCHYMDRGGENYLQEYSTWDYVRGQEYDPWVSRVTPMPAFEHYGHVFPQYELNHTAYVEDEEDYPTPRTFKAACEWLEENKDEDNYFLQVEVFDPHEPFDTPKKYKDMYPDDYAGPRFNCSSYEAVTEPPEAIEHLRNRYAACMTMTDAWFGKLISKLKELNLYEDTLIILTTDHGHLLGEHGFTGKNFTHGYNQLSNIPMMIRYPGGLRKGERVKDITQMIDLPVTLLDYLDCEVPDTMLGTSILPLFTEKKSVTKKTALFGWFGGPVNICDGKYTYFRAAVNEDNTPLYNYCSTPTTLLKFMAQENRDSIEMGRYLSYTDFPVYKIPAPFPIGHFKSSKYVRESLLFDYVNDPDQVNPIDDPELEQKMIGKLLDLMQWAGAPDEQYTRLGLQKPGRGR, encoded by the coding sequence ATGAATACTATCCTTGTCCTGATGGACAGCCTGAACAAACAGTACCTGGAGGCATACAACCCAGAGACTCCGGTAAAAACACCGAATATCAAGGCATTTGCTGAAGATTCCTGCACATTCGAGAACCACTTTCTCTCCTCAGCTCCCTGTATGCCTGCCCGCCGCGACTTTCTAACCGGTCGCTACAGCTTCCTTGAGCGTTGCTGGGGACCGATAGAAGCCTACGACAAGACCATGACCCAGGCGTTCCGAAAGCGGGGTGTGTTCTCACACATTGTAACCGACCACTGCCACTATATGGACCGCGGTGGGGAGAACTACCTCCAGGAGTACTCCACCTGGGACTACGTCCGCGGACAGGAGTATGACCCCTGGGTCTCAAGGGTGACTCCAATGCCGGCTTTCGAGCACTATGGACATGTATTCCCTCAGTATGAGCTGAACCATACCGCCTATGTTGAAGACGAGGAAGACTATCCAACCCCAAGAACATTCAAAGCTGCATGCGAGTGGCTTGAGGAGAACAAGGATGAGGACAACTACTTCCTTCAAGTGGAGGTGTTTGACCCGCACGAACCGTTCGATACCCCAAAGAAGTACAAGGACATGTATCCGGACGACTATGCTGGCCCACGGTTCAACTGCTCATCCTATGAGGCAGTGACAGAACCACCTGAAGCCATCGAGCACCTGAGAAACCGTTATGCAGCCTGTATGACGATGACAGATGCGTGGTTCGGCAAACTCATCAGCAAACTGAAGGAGTTGAATCTCTACGAGGATACCCTGATCATCCTCACCACTGATCATGGGCACCTTCTGGGTGAACATGGATTCACTGGAAAGAACTTCACCCACGGCTACAACCAACTCTCCAATATCCCCATGATGATCCGCTACCCAGGTGGATTGAGGAAGGGAGAGCGTGTAAAAGACATAACCCAGATGATAGACCTTCCGGTAACCTTGCTTGATTACCTGGACTGTGAGGTCCCCGATACCATGCTCGGAACGTCCATCCTTCCGCTGTTCACTGAGAAGAAATCGGTCACGAAGAAGACCGCACTGTTTGGGTGGTTCGGTGGTCCTGTGAACATCTGTGACGGCAAGTACACCTACTTCCGTGCTGCAGTGAACGAGGACAATACCCCGCTCTACAACTACTGCTCGACCCCTACGACGCTACTGAAATTCATGGCGCAGGAGAATCGCGATTCAATAGAGATGGGGCGTTATCTCTCTTACACAGACTTTCCCGTCTACAAGATCCCTGCCCCGTTCCCGATCGGGCACTTCAAGTCAAGCAAGTATGTGAGGGAGTCGCTGCTGTTTGATTATGTGAACGATCCCGACCAGGTCAATCCCATCGATGACCCGGAACTGGAACAGAAAATGATCGGCAAACTGTTGGATCTCATGCAGTGGGCAGGCGCCCCTGACGAACAATATACACGATTGGGCTTGCAGAAGCCTGGTAGAGGAAGGTAA
- a CDS encoding FGGY-family carbohydrate kinase, whose protein sequence is MIIVLDIGTSNVRAVLVDERGALPLVRTKSYALSYPSTYAVEMDIAIFEEAVWEVLGNVVAYAREHTIEIEAISITSQRSSIIAVDKGGNSLSAALMWQDTRSQYLCDRQNDQLEKIYSITGMRPSPVFSAPKMQFLKESNREVYLESYKLIGFCEYTLHMLTKVFATDYSIASRTCLFDINKRSWSPYLLDLFGIDEEKLCPLVEVGSIVGPTCASVTERLSLASAVPVISAGGDQQCAALGLGCLSPGDYMLNEGTGMYAIGIADAPIFDESMSTNCNLSAIPGKYIIEGAVLSAGKTMDWLNDLLFASPEEKHPYQRFTEASRKGEPGSHGLRFSVQLAGKGTPIWDPFTRGALLNLSLVHTKDDIARALFEGLAVAAKECLDRVAQVNGVPSDRVKISGGLTNDSFFNQIQADFFQKPVERYLLGQATTLGAWISAMTTLGLAESQEACFRILDSNLKKETYNPSSRNKECYQQIEKELLLHENTHKRR, encoded by the coding sequence GTGATTATCGTACTGGATATCGGAACCTCAAATGTACGTGCTGTCTTGGTTGATGAGCGAGGCGCTCTCCCCTTGGTGAGAACCAAGAGCTATGCGCTCTCCTATCCCTCCACCTATGCGGTGGAGATGGATATTGCAATCTTCGAGGAGGCGGTTTGGGAGGTATTGGGCAATGTCGTTGCCTATGCCCGCGAGCACACCATCGAGATTGAAGCCATCAGCATCACCAGCCAGAGATCCTCCATCATTGCTGTGGACAAGGGGGGTAATTCCCTCTCCGCTGCACTGATGTGGCAAGATACCCGATCCCAGTACTTGTGCGACAGGCAGAATGACCAGCTGGAGAAGATATACTCCATTACGGGAATGCGGCCCTCTCCGGTGTTCTCTGCACCAAAGATGCAGTTTCTGAAGGAGAGTAATCGAGAGGTGTACCTTGAGAGCTACAAACTCATCGGGTTCTGTGAATACACCTTGCACATGCTCACCAAGGTATTTGCCACCGACTACTCCATTGCAAGCAGGACATGCCTCTTCGATATCAACAAGCGTAGTTGGTCACCATACCTCCTCGATCTTTTCGGCATCGATGAGGAAAAGCTCTGCCCCTTGGTTGAGGTAGGCTCCATCGTCGGCCCCACTTGCGCTTCAGTCACCGAGAGACTGAGCCTTGCCTCAGCGGTACCGGTGATCAGCGCAGGAGGAGATCAGCAGTGTGCTGCCCTGGGATTGGGCTGTCTCTCTCCCGGAGACTACATGCTCAACGAAGGCACAGGGATGTATGCGATCGGGATTGCTGATGCACCCATCTTTGATGAGTCGATGAGTACCAACTGCAATCTCTCTGCCATCCCCGGCAAGTACATCATTGAGGGAGCGGTATTGAGCGCAGGAAAGACAATGGACTGGCTCAATGACCTGCTGTTCGCTTCCCCTGAGGAGAAACACCCCTACCAGCGGTTCACAGAGGCAAGCAGAAAAGGTGAACCGGGCTCACATGGCCTCAGGTTCTCCGTCCAGCTTGCTGGAAAGGGAACACCCATTTGGGATCCCTTCACCAGGGGAGCCTTGCTCAACCTCTCCCTCGTTCACACGAAGGACGATATTGCCAGGGCACTCTTTGAAGGGCTTGCCGTTGCCGCAAAGGAGTGCCTGGACCGAGTAGCCCAGGTAAACGGAGTTCCCTCCGATCGGGTGAAGATATCAGGTGGTCTTACCAATGACTCCTTCTTCAACCAGATACAGGCAGATTTTTTCCAAAAGCCGGTGGAACGTTATCTGCTCGGACAGGCAACCACCTTGGGAGCCTGGATAAGCGCGATGACAACCTTGGGCTTGGCAGAGAGCCAGGAAGCGTGTTTCCGCATACTGGATTCAAATCTGAAGAAGGAGACATACAATCCTTCTTCACGTAACAAAGAATGCTATCAGCAAATAGAGAAAGAACTTTTGCTGCATGAAAATACACATAAGAGGAGATAG
- the ulaG gene encoding L-ascorbate 6-phosphate lactonase — MSTVDEITRESWILNTFPEWGTWLNEEIDEEVVEPGNVAMWWLGCTGLWVKTPQNCNISIDLWAGKGKQTKKVKDMVAGHQMANMCGCRKLQPNLRASVFVIDPFAVKHVDAVLATHYHQDHMDPNYAAHVLRNIEEKIPFIGPKKSVETWIKWGVPADRCITVKPGDTIKIKDLEIVALESFDRTCLVTTDGNQDIRGVCPTDMDDKAVNYLIKTPGGNIYHSGDSHYSIYFAKHGKDHHVDVALGSFGENPIGVADKMTSIDILRMAEALRCKVVIPVHYDVWTNFMADPAEIKHLYDYRKDRLEYQFHPFLWEVGGKFVYPRDKDKKAYHHDRGFSDCFSHEPNTPFTSIL, encoded by the coding sequence ATGAGTACTGTTGATGAAATTACGAGAGAATCATGGATCTTGAACACATTCCCGGAATGGGGAACGTGGTTGAATGAAGAAATTGATGAGGAAGTGGTCGAACCGGGGAATGTTGCCATGTGGTGGCTGGGCTGTACCGGTCTCTGGGTAAAGACCCCTCAGAATTGCAATATCAGTATTGACCTATGGGCAGGGAAGGGAAAGCAGACAAAGAAGGTAAAGGACATGGTTGCAGGTCACCAGATGGCAAACATGTGTGGATGCAGAAAGCTCCAACCCAACCTTCGCGCTTCAGTCTTCGTCATTGACCCGTTCGCGGTGAAGCATGTTGATGCGGTCCTAGCGACACACTACCACCAGGATCATATGGACCCGAACTATGCTGCACATGTACTACGTAACATCGAGGAGAAGATCCCGTTCATCGGCCCGAAGAAGTCCGTGGAAACCTGGATCAAATGGGGTGTACCTGCAGATCGCTGTATCACGGTTAAACCCGGGGACACAATCAAGATCAAGGATCTTGAGATTGTCGCGCTTGAGTCCTTCGACAGAACCTGCTTGGTAACCACTGACGGCAACCAGGATATCAGGGGGGTATGCCCCACTGATATGGATGACAAAGCAGTGAACTACCTCATCAAGACCCCCGGTGGCAATATTTACCACAGTGGGGACAGTCACTACTCCATTTACTTCGCAAAGCACGGGAAGGACCACCATGTTGATGTTGCACTAGGATCATTCGGTGAGAATCCGATCGGCGTTGCCGACAAAATGACCTCTATCGATATCCTGAGGATGGCCGAGGCACTGAGGTGCAAGGTGGTGATCCCCGTGCACTATGATGTGTGGACGAACTTCATGGCAGACCCTGCTGAGATCAAGCACCTCTATGACTACCGGAAAGATCGTCTGGAGTACCAGTTCCATCCGTTCCTCTGGGAAGTTGGAGGCAAGTTTGTCTACCCAAGGGACAAGGACAAGAAGGCGTATCATCACGACCGTGGGTTCTCTGATTGCTTCAGCCATGAACCGAATACGCCGTTCACCTCGATTCTATAA
- a CDS encoding L-ribulose-5-phosphate 3-epimerase: MKAYSLGLYEKAMPPTLSWREKLEIAKSSGYDFIEISIDESDEKLSRLDMDASERLALVQLMFETGIPIRSLCLSGHRKYPIGSKDQETSSKGMEIMQKTIQFADDLGVRIVMLAGYDVYYEESDKETRKLFLANLKKSVELAARSGILLAFETMETEFMNTVEKAKEIVSFINSPYLQIYPDIGNITNAAIAGGKDVLLDLNSGLGSLVAMHLKESKTGQFRDMMYGEGHVNFSEAIKTAWELGIRRFVTEFWYQDTEEWRDEILFARIFISRLLNKEQKIHA, translated from the coding sequence ATGAAAGCGTATAGTCTTGGGCTCTACGAGAAGGCAATGCCACCCACCCTCTCTTGGCGAGAGAAACTGGAAATTGCAAAGTCCTCCGGATACGACTTCATTGAGATCAGCATTGATGAGAGCGATGAGAAGCTCAGCCGCCTGGATATGGATGCCTCAGAGAGGCTTGCATTGGTTCAGCTGATGTTTGAGACAGGTATCCCCATACGATCGCTCTGTCTTAGTGGACACCGGAAGTACCCCATCGGCAGCAAGGACCAGGAAACATCTTCCAAGGGGATGGAGATCATGCAGAAGACCATCCAGTTCGCTGACGATCTGGGAGTCAGGATCGTCATGCTCGCTGGATACGATGTCTATTATGAGGAGAGCGACAAGGAAACGAGAAAACTCTTCCTCGCAAACCTCAAGAAGTCAGTCGAACTGGCCGCAAGAAGCGGTATCCTGCTTGCCTTTGAGACCATGGAGACTGAATTCATGAATACTGTGGAGAAGGCAAAGGAGATAGTTTCCTTCATTAACTCACCCTACCTGCAGATATACCCAGATATCGGGAATATCACCAACGCAGCTATCGCTGGGGGGAAGGATGTACTGCTTGACCTGAACAGCGGACTTGGATCCTTGGTTGCGATGCACCTGAAGGAGTCAAAGACCGGACAATTCCGTGACATGATGTACGGAGAAGGTCATGTGAATTTCTCCGAAGCGATCAAGACCGCCTGGGAGCTGGGTATCAGGAGATTTGTAACGGAATTTTGGTACCAGGATACCGAGGAGTGGAGAGATGAGATTCTCTTTGCCCGAATCTTCATATCAAGATTATTGAACAAGGAGCAGAAGATCCATGCTTGA
- a CDS encoding L-ribulose-5-phosphate 4-epimerase, whose protein sequence is MLESLKHDVLEANKSLPRHGLVTLTWGNVSAIDESRTYVVIKPSGVAYDDLTIDSLVVLSLDGTVVEGNLSPSSDTPTHLELYRAFPEIGGIVHTHSAWATSWAQAGRAIPCYGTTHADYFYGDVPCTRPLNKEEIRDSYEINTGKVIIETLQGHDVMAAPGILVSQHGPFSWGKNAMKAVESAVVLEEVAKMASRCESINPKVQPVPDSLLDKHYFRKHGANAYYGQK, encoded by the coding sequence ATGCTTGAGTCACTGAAACATGATGTATTGGAAGCAAACAAGAGTCTCCCTAGACACGGTTTGGTTACCCTGACCTGGGGAAATGTAAGCGCAATCGACGAGAGCAGGACCTACGTGGTCATAAAGCCCTCTGGGGTTGCCTATGATGATCTTACGATCGATTCCCTCGTTGTGCTGAGTTTGGATGGTACTGTCGTAGAAGGAAATCTCTCTCCCTCCTCAGACACTCCCACCCATCTGGAACTCTATCGTGCATTCCCAGAGATAGGGGGAATTGTGCATACCCATTCGGCTTGGGCAACTAGTTGGGCTCAGGCAGGAAGGGCGATACCCTGCTACGGAACCACCCACGCAGATTACTTCTATGGGGATGTTCCCTGTACCCGCCCACTCAACAAGGAGGAGATCAGGGACTCGTATGAGATAAACACCGGGAAGGTAATCATTGAGACCCTGCAAGGGCATGACGTGATGGCTGCTCCTGGAATCCTTGTCAGTCAGCATGGTCCTTTCTCCTGGGGTAAGAATGCAATGAAGGCTGTTGAGTCTGCGGTCGTTCTGGAAGAGGTGGCAAAGATGGCATCAAGATGTGAGTCCATCAATCCGAAGGTACAGCCGGTTCCCGATTCGCTGCTTGATAAGCACTATTTCAGGAAACACGGAGCAAACGCCTACTACGGACAAAAATGA
- a CDS encoding type IV toxin-antitoxin system AbiEi family antitoxin domain-containing protein — translation MATLDFALPEGLLVNRAWLQGRGIENTTVDYYLRSGKLEAVVHGIYRKPGPPLKWQNVVYSLTPLGYDVHVGHMTALTYYGYAHFLTLGKSPSIRLFSPQKLPAWVEKVGTNPGFFIMKAGPFPDVKVGMTEVPFGTWDWPIRYSSPERAFIELTSTIDTQEEILQASLMMEGAANLRPTLLQELLESSTSIKAKRMFLWLARSAGHAWYQHIDVSKIELGVGKRQIVPGGKLDAEFLITVPKEAQDGQQEPIF, via the coding sequence ATGGCTACCCTTGATTTTGCGTTACCCGAAGGATTGCTCGTTAATAGAGCGTGGCTACAAGGTCGTGGAATCGAAAACACTACCGTGGACTACTACCTTCGCTCCGGCAAGCTTGAAGCCGTGGTGCACGGTATCTATAGAAAGCCAGGACCTCCATTGAAATGGCAGAATGTGGTATATTCACTCACTCCACTCGGTTACGATGTCCATGTCGGACATATGACTGCCTTGACTTATTACGGGTACGCCCACTTTCTAACGCTTGGAAAGTCACCGAGTATCAGACTATTTAGTCCCCAGAAACTTCCTGCGTGGGTGGAAAAAGTAGGGACCAATCCCGGATTTTTCATAATGAAGGCAGGGCCGTTCCCAGACGTTAAAGTCGGAATGACTGAAGTACCTTTCGGCACTTGGGATTGGCCTATACGCTACTCCTCTCCTGAACGGGCATTCATTGAGCTCACCAGTACAATCGATACACAAGAGGAAATCCTGCAAGCGAGTTTGATGATGGAAGGAGCAGCAAATCTCCGACCGACGCTGTTGCAGGAATTGCTGGAATCTTCCACCAGTATCAAGGCAAAGAGGATGTTTCTCTGGCTTGCAAGGAGTGCAGGGCATGCTTGGTATCAACATATCGATGTATCCAAGATAGAACTGGGTGTAGGCAAGCGTCAGATTGTGCCGGGAGGTAAGCTTGATGCAGAGTTTTTAATCACAGTCCCCAAGGAGGCCCAGGATGGACAACAAGAACCCATATTTTAG